In the genome of Triticum urartu cultivar G1812 chromosome 5, Tu2.1, whole genome shotgun sequence, one region contains:
- the LOC125510249 gene encoding thaumatin-like protein 1b gives MMPMVAAGDKGSHGASSTCSMCRQLTKLFPLHLVIVLLLGVATNGRPEAAAARSFIFHNACAHPVWVGALNGATSPRLARTGFYLASGATDAVAAPSSGAWSGNFWARTGCAVDASTGRLACATADCGTGDVACAGRGPAPPVTLAEITLAAPGGGGQDFYDVSLVDGFNLPLSIAPDNNGDGGACRAAACAGDVNAVCPSDLRVVSGSGEVVACKSACNAYGSARYCCTGDYGTPAKCGPTNYSRVFKAACPAAYSYAYDDASSTFTCAGAASYHITFCPVT, from the coding sequence ATGATGCCCATGGTCGCCGCCGGCGATAAAGGCAGCCATGGAGCTTCTTCCACCTGCAGCATGTGCAGGCAGCTGACCAAACTCTTTCCTCTCCACCTGGTCATCGTCCTTCTCCTCGGCGTCGCCACCAACGGTCGGCCGGAGGCGGCTGCGGCGAGGTCGTTCATCTTCCACAACGCGTGCGCGCACCCGGTGTGGGTGGGCGCTCTCAACGGCGCCACATCGCCGCGGCTCGCCCGCACCGGCTTCTACCTCGCCTCCGGCGCCACGGACGCCGTCGCTGCCCCGTCCTCCGGCGCCTGGTCCGGCAACTTCTGGGCGCGCACCGGCTGCGCCGTCGACGCCTCCACGGGCCGCCTCGCCTGCGCCACCGCCGACTGTGGCACCGGCGATGTCGCCTGCGCCGGCCGCGGGCCCGCCCCGCCCGTCACGCTCGCTGAGATCACCCTCGCCGCCCCGGGCGGAGGAGGCCAGGACTTCTACGACGTCAGCCTCGTCGACGGCTTCAACCTGCCCCTCTCCATCGCGCCCGACAACAATGGGGACGGCGGTGCCTGCCGCGCCGCGGCGTGCGCGGGCGACGTGAACGCGGTCTGCCCGTCGGACCTGCGCGTGGTGTCCGGCTCCGGCGAGGTGGTGGCGTGCAAGAGCGCGTGCAACGCCTACGGCAGCGCGCGCTACTGCTGCACTGGCGACTACGGCACGCCGGCGAAGTGCGGGCCCACGAACTACTCGCGGGTATTCAAGGCCGCCTGCCCGGCCGCCTACAGCTACGCCTACGACGACGCCAGCTCCACCTTCACCTGCGCCGGCGCCGCCAGCTACCACATCACCTTCTGTCCCGTCACCTGA